In the Salmo trutta chromosome 13, fSalTru1.1, whole genome shotgun sequence genome, TGCATTTAATTTGAAGAGCCCAGAGCCCAATAGGACTCTTCCATCTGCAACTGTCTGTGACTCACCTGTGAACTTCTTCTTGATGGCATCTTTTGAGCTGGCGTAGATCATCTTGCTCTTCAGGGGAGCACCATCTGGGGCCCTGTCAGGGAGGGGGAAATGGTTTAACTTATATCCCGAGTGTAGAAGCCAAGTGATTTTAACATTCAACAAGTGACACCATACTAGAAAATGTACAATGATGTCCTCCCCCTCAGTCTAGCCAAGCTCCCCTTACCAGAAGATGAAGACCAGGTCCTCTTTCTTGGTCTCCTTGGTCTCATAGGTGGCGTCATAGAGGGCGTAACGGCAGTCATCTGGGGGCAGCATCTTGACAAAATGCAGGTAGGGGTCCTGGACGGTGACGCCCACATCTCCTGTCAGGATCTCCTGACCCTCCTCCAGGATGATGTGCTTCTTGTCCTCACTAAGGCAGAACAGCACcgccttcttcctcttcttcttctcatcCTCGTTTGCCTGCAACTTGCGCACTTTCATCTCGTTGAAGACTGTGATAACGTCATCTGTCACTGTCACCCCGGAAGCCTGCGCAGACGGACAGAGATTACGATGCATATATGCATCCGAGGGATGAGGAACAAAAACCTGAATGGTCTGCAGCTACCCAGGCTTCATGAACCATTCAATTCAATCAATACCGACTGATTACAAAACTAAAACTCCAGCTCCATTTCTAAACAGGAGGTGTCTTGTTTATGCAGCAATGGAGGTTATCCAGTCCTAATGGCCAGCAAAGAAGAGTGACAGGACAGAAAACACAGATACAGAAGAAATTGGAAGGGGGCCTGAGACTTACCACGCTGCAGAAATTGACCCTTCAAGGAAAGCTGATAAAGGCAATCGAGAAGGAGGTAGCAGCACAATGACTTGCAGTGATGAACGAATGCCCATTAGTCCAATGGGTGGGGGACACCATAAGCAAGACGGCTATCCTGTTTCTATGACCTCTACCCACATGATCAGTCAAGATAATGGGGACTATGCGAGTCACCATCCATGGCATTGGCCATAACATGATGTACAGCGTGACTCAGGAGTGGCATTTAGAAAAAGCTGAGGGCTTTTTGAACCTTTCCCCACACCAACATCCCTGATGAGTAATAGATGTGTATTGGTAGTTCGCCACTGCCTGATAAGGGCAAGTAACAGGTGTGGCTTTGAAGCATCTCAAAAGGGAGGGTTTTTCCCCCTTCCTATAAAACTAAAAGTTTACAGCACGCAAGATAACCATGCCATGTAAGAAACTGCTGTAAAGTAGCCATGGGAGTGAAGCTTGGGAAAGGTATCAAGACTTAGAATGTATGGGTCGGTCTCAGACAATGGATCCTGTGTGGGAAATAACAGGCCACATCCCTAAGTCACAACAGCCCTATAAACCTTGCCGGTCTTCTGATTCCCATTAGAACATTTTACCCAACAGGAATCACGTCAACCCATGCAGGAACCAGGCAGAGGATGTGACCAACTGTCAAAAGGATTGCTGTAACATCCCTCCCCGTCTGGCAGGTTGTGGCCAATCCTGTCACCCCACCTTCTGCTAAATCAGGTAGACTAGGCATTCCTTTCCTCAAGTAAAGCCAGATCCATACAGCAGAGTAAGCTTTCATTAAAAATGGCACTCCTGGCCTGAGAGTTGCTTCATATCATCCAGAGCCCTGCCACTGTGTAGTGACCCAGTTTGAAGGAATTTGTGTTAAGGGTGTGGGCATGTTTTCTCTGGGTGTGTGGATGGCCAGGGCCTGTGTGAGAGAAACAACATTGGGCTCAGGATGTAATCATCTAGTGATGAGCCCGGAGAGTTTGGACACGTTTGGATTAGTGACGTCCGAACAGGAGGGAAATGACTGCCAAAGAATTAAAAAAAGCGTTGCCAGGGCAGACTTCAATTTCCAGGGCAATCATTTACTCTAGGAAGGGCAGGGGCCTCATACAGAGGGCAAAGAGGCCAGTGTTTGCAAACAGCAGCCAATCGCCATGCATCTTCATTAAATCCTGCCATCTTCCAAAAACAATGAGCACTCCCGTTACCATTCTGAGAGCTCTTCAGACAATGCATGTTTCTTCACACTGCAGCAAGTCACGACACAGACTGGAGCACTGACTGGGGATGCCTGTATGAAAAGACCAATACCATGAGCCAGTGAAGATTATACCCTTTTAGTCCCTCCATGCAGAAAACCTTCTGAGCAACAGAGATCCCTTTCTTCCTACCATAAAACACCCAGAAATCTCACCAAAGGGTTCAAGTAACGGCACAGGATAAAAGACACAGCCATGTCAGGTTCCTGACTGCAAACCCAAAGGAAGCTCTGGAGATTAATCTTCACTTATGCTGCACTTCCACCTAAGACCTAACCCACACCAGTCTGTCTCCAGTGTTTTATGTTAATGAAGCGCTAGTGTAATTGTGTTCACATCAGGTGTGACACTAAAGACATGTGGCGaacagaatcaacaacctctgcatcattAAGACGGTTGCTTTGCGAGGTGTTAAATTCATAGTAAGCCATTGTTATGCAAATGCAagctgaaaagtaccagtggccCGGCATTGGGCCCCAAATCAGAGCATGTCCGCAggagccatggcccagtgagTCGTTAATGGAAACAGAATAGTCTGATCCTTTTGGGTAAACACTAGGGTAAATATTAGATGAAAAATCTCAATACGTTTTATTCCAATTCACTTAAAATGAATTGAAAACAAAATCCTTCACCAAGTAGCTGTAATGAACAAATCATTTTGGTTTGTTTTTCCTGCAGCTGTCCAAATCGGTCCAACTGCACCCATAGGGCACTGAAGACTACTGTGGCTGGGCCTTTTCATGACTGAACCAGCACTTCCCTCAGCCAAGCCCTTGCACCCAGCCATCTCACTACCCAGCAGGAATCAGATGACCATCGTGTTCAACTGTGACCATTCTTTCATTATATACAATCCAACCAACACATTGATGTCATGTTGTAATACATTATTCATATGCTCATGAATGGTACATGATAAAGGCCTCACAAATGAATAGCAAGTGGGAAAATAGGATAGCTCTAATCAGTCGAGTAAATTGAGATctgccctgcccccccccccccccccaaaaaattaacaATTTGAATTTTGTATAACCTTTCATTCAAGTGAATCTAATGTGGAAAGCAATGACaatagaaactagaatatgcattttcGTCCAAGCACGATATTGATAATTCGGCAAATGTATTCAGGGTTAAGCCAACCTAGCTGTGGTACACGAACATTTACGACGAATTGTTTTgagtagtaggctacagtagttatatttgGTCGTTCGCAAGCATCTCGTGCGTTTCTGACGCACTTGTCAAGACTTGATGCGTAGAAACCAGGAAGAACGTCGTGCGCAACACTTGCCAACGACAAAAGGCCCACATGCAAACCTTTAGCTAGTGATAGGGGTGTCACCGTTGTGAAAAATAGCCTTGGTCTGATTTTGTTATACCATCACTAAATTAAGCTACTCTGGATGCAAACGTAATAGCTAGTTGGCTACTGGTGCAAAAATGCTCTTTGCACCAAAAACCAGGGTGGGGCCATGAATGCAGTGGTCGAAACATGTGCACTATATAGAGGCAAAACGATGTCTTGAAAATACCAGCCCGCTAACGCGTTTATTTTCACGTTGCAAATTAAGCTAACGCTAAATGCTATAATTCAAGCTAACGTTAGTCAAGAGGCATGGCACCTGCGCACGATAGTTAAAAATCAAGGGGCTCGGACGGACCAAGACAAAGGATTTGTAAATCAAATTAACTAGCTTCCTAAATGGCTAACGTAGCTACGGTATGCGCATGCACAGAAAATGCACACCGTTAGCCATGCTAACTTAGCTGTTAGCACCGGCGAATACAAAGCCAGATACAGTTACTTAGCCAGCTGGTAAATTCACGGGGAGGAGTAGCACCGGCCAGTactaactagttagctaacttGATAGCATATAAATATGCGGATGGAATAGGCTGCTACTTGCGACTCGAAGTGCTAGACTGGGCATTAGGCCTTACT is a window encoding:
- the LOC115205241 gene encoding cofilin-2: MASGVTVTDDVITVFNEMKVRKLQANEDEKKKRKKAVLFCLSEDKKHIILEEGQEILTGDVGVTVQDPYLHFVKMLPPDDCRYALYDATYETKETKKEDLVFIFWAPDGAPLKSKMIYASSKDAIKKKFTGIKHEWQVNGLEDIKDRRTLADKLGGSSVVTLEGSPI